CCATAGACGCCACGCTGCATGCCGCCATTGGCCATCGGCGGCATGTTGGTGAGGCCGATAAGCACCGCGCCGGCGGCGCGCAGCCGGGCGATGGTGAAGGCGTCGTCGTTTGCCGTGAGATGCTCGAAGGCGGGCGAGCCGGCCGCGACCGTCAGGCCCTTCGCCTTGTAGCTGTCCTTGGCGGTGTAGGGGATGCCGTCGAGGGGCCCGAGCGTCTTGCCTTGGCGGCGGCGCCGGTCGGAGGCAGCCGCCTCCTCGAACATTTTTGGATTGAGGATGGGCACGGCATTCAGCGCAATGCCGTGCCGGTCGTAATGCGCGATGCGCCGCAAGTATGCGCCGGTAAGCTCGACGCTGGTGACGGTGCCATCCTCCAGCGCGCGGCGCAGGTCGGCGATCGAGGCTTCGACGAGGTGGAGGGTGTTCATCTCATTCCCTGCTTGTGTGGTGGTCACACAGCCAAAGGCAGCGTTCCGTCACACCCCCCTCTGCCCTGCCGGGCATCTCCCCCGCAAGGGGGGAGATTGGATGTCGCGCATGCTTTCGCCAATCACCGACATTGCAGAGAGGGTGCCGTCGCCGGAACTGCCAATCTCCCCCCTTGCGGGGGAGATGGCCGGCAGGTCAGAGGGGGGTGCGAAGGAACTCGGCCTTTGCGAATTCGCCTCCAAGAAGATAGTGGTTCGACTGAAATGCTGGCGGGACAGCGCCCCCCTCTGCCCTGCCGGGCATCTCCCCCACAAGGGGGGAGATCGACTGTCACGCGAGCTTTCGCCAATCGGCAGCCCCTACACCCCCAGCACCGCCTTCACCCGTTCGCGCGTATAGGGCAGATCGTAGATCCGCTTGCCCGTCGCATGCCGAAACGCGTTGGCGATGGCGCCGGCGGTGGGGCCTTGGGCGGCTTCGGCGACGCCGAGATAGGGCGCGCCCGGATTGTCGACGACATGGACATCGATCCTGTCCGGCACGGCGCTGAAGCGCAGGATCGGATAGGCCGACCAGTCGGAACTCAGGATGCGCGTCCTGTCGAAATGGACGGCCTCGTAGAGCGTCCAGCTCAGCGACTGCAATATGCCGCCCTCGGTCTGGTTGACGATCGAATCCGGCGCCACCGCCTCGCCGCAGTCGACGGCGCAGACCACATGCGAGATGCGGACCGTGCCGCTGTCGCGATCGACATCCGCCTCCAGCGCCACGGCAAGCCAGGCGGCGTGGTTCTTGTATTTGGCGAAGGCAAAGCCCCTGCCCCGGCCTTGCGGCAGCGCATCTTTCGACCAGCCGAATTTGTCGGCCGCCACCTCGATCACCTTCCTGGCGCGCGGGTCCTTCAGGTGGCGCAACCGGTATTCCACCGGATCGGCATTCGCCGCCAGCGCAAGCTCGTCCATGAAGCTTTCGATGGAGAAGACGTTGCAATAGGCGCCGAGCCCGCGCAGCGAGGATACCCGCACCGGCATATCGGCGATGAAGTGCCAGTTCACGCGCTGATTCGGCACGTCGTAGAGCGGGATCGCGTTGCGGTCGCCATTGCCGAGCGGCGAGATCTGCAGCTTGGCGGGGTCGGCCGGGAAATGCCGCGCCATCAGCCGGCCCGCGATCAGCGAGCCGGCCGAGCCCGGCCGCGTGCCGTGGCTGTTGCTCCACAGATCGTAATGCCAGTTCACGATGCCGCCGTTCTGGTCGAGCGTGGCGCTCGCCCTGGTGAGCATCGCCGGCCCGTAGGGCTCCCACAAATGCTCCTGGTCGCGCATCCATTGCACCCGCACCGGCTTGCCCGGAACTTTCTGCGCGATCAGCGCCGCATCGGCGGCGGCGTCGTCGGCGCCGTTATGGCCGTAGCAGCCGGAGCCCTCGGTGTGGATGCAGCGCACTTTTTCCGGCGGCACGCCGAGCATCTCGGCGATCGCCTTGCGGTCGGGGTAGACGCCTTGGGTGTGCGTCCACACCGTCGTCAGGCCATTGTCCAGCAGGGCCACCGCGCTCGACGGGCCGATCGAGCCGTGCATCTGGTAAGCGCGCGTGAACTGCGCCTGCAGCGTTTTCGCGCCCGGCGCACTTTCGGCCCCGACCGAGGTCACGGCGCCGACTTCCGAAACGGATTTTTCCAGGAAGGCCGCCATGTCGCTCTGGTCGGGAAGCGCCGGCTGCTCCTGCCATTTCGCGACGGCTGCCATGGCGCGCATGGCCTTCACCGCCTGGAACTCCTGCTCGGCGACGACGGCCAGGAAATCGCCGTCGCGCACCACCGCGACCACGCCGGGCATCGCCTTGACGGCGGCGTCGGCGAAATCGGTGAGCTTGGCACCATAGCTCGGCGGCCTGACCACGCGCGCATGCACCATGCCCGGCGGCCGCATGTCCTGCACGTAGGCCGAGCCGCCGGTGACCTTGGCCGGAATGTCCACCCGCGCGAAGGGCTTGCCGATCGCGCGATAGGTTCCGGGCGGCTTGAGCCTGGTGTCGGCGGCCGCGTCGACATGCAGGAAATCGGCCGAGACCAGCTCGCCATAGCCGGCCTCGGCGCCGTTCGGGCCGACGATCCTGCCGGCCTCGGCCTTGAGCGCATCGACCGGCGCGCCGAGCCTTGCGCCCGCCTTGGCGAGAAGGATCTGGCGCACCTGCGCCGCCGCGTAGCGGATCGCGGTGCCGCTGTTCTGGATCGTCTGGCTGCCGGCCGTGTAGCCTTCGTTCGGCGTCAGCGCCGTGTCAGCGGTGATCAGCTTGATCGCCGCGGGCTCCACTTCAAGCTCCTCGGCCGCGATCTGGCGCAGCGATGTCTTGGTGCCCTGGCCAAGCTCGGCCTTGCCGGTGAAGACGGTGATCGAGCCGTCCGCGTCGATGCGGATCCAGGCGTCGAGCGACGGCGTGTCGGCGAGGCTGCCCTGCAGCTTCGGCTTTGCCGCTTCGGCGCCAGGCGCCGGCGTCGCGCCCTCCTGGGCAGCCGCGGGGATGGCAAAGGACACGACCAGCGCGCCTGCTCCCGCCAGGAAGCCGCGCCGTGTCATGTCCGGAAGATGCGGGTTCGGTGCGTCCATCATCCCCTCCCCGCGGCAGCGGCGGGCGATAGGCCGGCCGACCTCGCCTTCATGAGGTCGCGCGCCCGGGCCACGGCGCGCAGGATGCGCATATGCGTGCCGCAGCGGCAGAGATTGGGCTCCAGCGCCTGCCTGATGTCGGCATCGCCCGCCTCGGGCTTAGCCTCGAGCAGCGCCTGCGCCCGCATCATCATGCCGGCGATGCAATAGCCGCATTGCGCCGCCTGCTCCTCGATGAAGGCCTTTTGCATCGGCCCTGGATCGTCGATGGTGCCGAGGCCCTCGACCGTCCTTATCGCGCGCCCCTCGACGAGCATGGCCGGCGTCAGGCAGGAAAAGACCGGCTCGCCGTCCACCATCACCGTGCAGGCGCCGCACTGGCCGAGGCCGC
The window above is part of the Mesorhizobium sp. WSM4904 genome. Proteins encoded here:
- a CDS encoding (2Fe-2S)-binding protein; translation: MVKLNVNGAAHDVDVDPATPLLYVLRNDLKLNGAKFGCGLGQCGACTVMVDGEPVFSCLTPAMLVEGRAIRTVEGLGTIDDPGPMQKAFIEEQAAQCGYCIAGMMMRAQALLEAKPEAGDADIRQALEPNLCRCGTHMRILRAVARARDLMKARSAGLSPAAAAGRG
- a CDS encoding molybdopterin cofactor-binding domain-containing protein: MDAPNPHLPDMTRRGFLAGAGALVVSFAIPAAAQEGATPAPGAEAAKPKLQGSLADTPSLDAWIRIDADGSITVFTGKAELGQGTKTSLRQIAAEELEVEPAAIKLITADTALTPNEGYTAGSQTIQNSGTAIRYAAAQVRQILLAKAGARLGAPVDALKAEAGRIVGPNGAEAGYGELVSADFLHVDAAADTRLKPPGTYRAIGKPFARVDIPAKVTGGSAYVQDMRPPGMVHARVVRPPSYGAKLTDFADAAVKAMPGVVAVVRDGDFLAVVAEQEFQAVKAMRAMAAVAKWQEQPALPDQSDMAAFLEKSVSEVGAVTSVGAESAPGAKTLQAQFTRAYQMHGSIGPSSAVALLDNGLTTVWTHTQGVYPDRKAIAEMLGVPPEKVRCIHTEGSGCYGHNGADDAAADAALIAQKVPGKPVRVQWMRDQEHLWEPYGPAMLTRASATLDQNGGIVNWHYDLWSNSHGTRPGSAGSLIAGRLMARHFPADPAKLQISPLGNGDRNAIPLYDVPNQRVNWHFIADMPVRVSSLRGLGAYCNVFSIESFMDELALAANADPVEYRLRHLKDPRARKVIEVAADKFGWSKDALPQGRGRGFAFAKYKNHAAWLAVALEADVDRDSGTVRISHVVCAVDCGEAVAPDSIVNQTEGGILQSLSWTLYEAVHFDRTRILSSDWSAYPILRFSAVPDRIDVHVVDNPGAPYLGVAEAAQGPTAGAIANAFRHATGKRIYDLPYTRERVKAVLGV